A stretch of Brassica napus cultivar Da-Ae chromosome C6, Da-Ae, whole genome shotgun sequence DNA encodes these proteins:
- the LOC125588443 gene encoding uncharacterized protein LOC125588443, whose protein sequence is MVRIAKRNKKSLRRQQRFAKYVVEMLKSEKEDADKCITTPGTHGVFDVRLSGQTYDVNTNRMTCTCGKWQITGIPCEHAYGAMIDVGLDVDEYVSEFFSTHLWQQTYSESINTVRGPRFWMKKDKYKLVVEAPEPALPGRKKKNKKKKFPRFKGKNESLKKKKKTVETLGRKGRTMHCSKCEETDHNAATCKLHPKKKIKKEPKEKEQGSTSGLNGTTHQSQTIQD, encoded by the exons ATGGTTAGAATTGCAAAGAGAAACAAGAAGTCGCTTAGGCGCCAGCAGAGGTTTGCAAAATATGTGGTTGAAATGCTAAAGTCTGAGAAAGAAGATGCTGACAAGTGTATAACGACTCCAGGAACTCATGGTGTGTTTGATGTACGGCTTTCAGGACAGACATATGACGTCAATACTAATAGGATGACTTGTACATGCGGGAAGTGGCAGATAACTGGTATTCCATGTGAGCATGCGTATGGAGCAATGATAGATGTAGGCTTAGATGTTGATGAATATGTTTCTGAGTTCTTCTCAACACATCTATGGCAACAAACTTACAGTGAGTCGATCAACACGGTTAGAGGTCCACGTTTCTGGATGAAAAAGGATAAGTACAAGTTGGTTGTTGAAGCACCTGAGCCTGCACTTCCTGGtaggaagaagaaaaacaagaaaaaaaagtttccgAGATTCAAAGGCAAAAATGAATcgctaaagaagaagaagaagacagtaGAGACTCTTGGAAGGAAAGGTCGCACCATGCATTGTTCTAAATGTGAAGAAACTGATCATAATGCAGCAACATGCAAGTTACACCCGAAGAAAAAGATCAAGAAAGAGCCTAAAGAGAAG GAACAAGGAAGCACTTCGGGTCTCAATGGCACGACACACCAATCTCAAACAATTCAAGACTAA
- the LOC106404576 gene encoding 50S ribosomal protein 5, chloroplastic — MALLCFNSLAPFSSPRLQLSSFASPVFILKPNTIESKNRVSLSGYNLSNSHGRAAIVKAASSGVDGAEPESNEEAPKTVVAAVPVDKLPLESKEAKEKQLLEQRMKMKLAKKIRLRRKRLVRKRKLRKKGRWPPSKMKKLKHV, encoded by the exons ATGGCTCTTCTCTGTTTCAATTCTCTCGCTCCTTTCTCTTCTCCAAGGCTCCAACTTTCGTCTTTCGCTTCACCAG TTTTCATCCTTAAACCCAACACCATCGAGTCAAAGAACAGAGTCTCACTTAGTGGTTACAACTTGAGCAATAGCCATGGAAGAGCAGCAATTGTGAAGGCAGCTTCTTCTGGCGTGGACGGAGCTGAGCCCGAGAGCAATGAGGAGGCACCTAAGACTGTTGTCGCTGCTGTCCCAGTGGACAAACTACCGTTGGAATCAAAAGAAGCCAAAGAGAAGCAACTGCTAGAACagaggatgaagatgaagcTGGCCAAGAAGATTAGGCTACGCAGGAAACGTCTGGTTCGTAAGCGTAAGTTGAGGAAGAAGGGTCGATGGCCACCTTCCAAGATGAAGAAGCTCAAGCATGTTTAG
- the LOC106403932 gene encoding uncharacterized protein LOC106403932, giving the protein MTKSDTTRFVVKCRGTKDGCKWFVRVAKLKNTDLWKVRSYIKQHTCSVVTTRTLPDRRKGTSQIVASVLAQDYPGTFDTPVPKVLIDLVHRRVGVHVSYNSAWRGKREAANEVRGSLKESFTLLYCYMHMLEQKNIGTRTRVVVDEANKFKYMFFALGASIEGFSAMRKVLIVDGTHLKNVYGGVLLVATAQDPDHHHYPIAFGVADVSTLVFPEAEHGYCIWHLSQNVKTHVHNNKDTCAFKFRECAHAYTEAEFKYLYHAFRRKYPSAAAYLDKSVEEKKWARCYFRGDRYNVDTTNLVESFNGVIKEARKYSLLPMFDVIIAKMSEWFNNHRKEAAEIPYTLKVLPILETEMSKICVDAGFLTIDELNSFHLEYNVHGTDGKFYTVDMARNTCSCEQFDKDKYPCVHGVAAATFMSKAAGRELHLSEYCSKYYLVEQWALAYHRTIYPVPHMSDWVIPEDVKAKKILPPDFDKKKVKPQQTRFPSVGESHGR; this is encoded by the exons ATGACTAAGTCGGATACTACGAGATTTGTGGTTAAATGCCGAGGAACCAAAGACGGGTGCAAGTGGTTTGTGCGAGTTGCAAAGCTAAAGAATACAGATCTTTGGAAGGTTAGAAGTTACATCAAGCAGCATACATGTTCTGTTGTTACTACAAGAACACTGCCTGATAGAAGGAAAGGCACATCACAAATCGTTGCATCTGTTTTGGCTCAAGATTATCCTGGTACATTTGACACACCAGTTCCCAAAGTTCTGATCGATTTGGTTCATCGAAGGGTTGGTGTGCATGTATCATACAACTCAGCATGGAGAGGAAAAAGAGAAGCTGCTAATGAAGTGCGAGGAAGTCTAAAAGAgagttttactttattatactgttatatgcacatgcTGGAGCAGAAAAATATTGGCACAAGAACTCGTGTGGTAGTGGATGAGGCCAACAAATTTAAGTATATGTTTTTTGCCCTGGGAGCTAGCATAGAAGGATTCAGTGCGATGAGGAAAGTCCTCATTGTGGATGGAACACACCTCAAGAATGTTTATGGTGGAGTTCTCCTCGTTGCGACTGCTCAGGATCCTGATCATCACCACTACCCAATTGCGTTTGGTGTAGCAGATG TCAGTACGCTAGTGTTCCCTGAGGCGGAACATGGGTATTGTATATGGCATTTGTCTCAGAATGTTAAAACCCACGTCCATAACAACAAAGATACTTGTGCGTTCAAGTTTAGAGAATGCGCACACGCTTATACGGAGGCTGAGTTCAAGTACCTTTATCATGCTTTTCGCCGGAAGTATCCTAGTGCAGCAGCGTATCTTGACAAAAgtgttgaagagaagaagtgggcTAGATGTTACTTCAGAGGAGATAGGTACAATGTTGACACCACCAATTTAGTAGAATCTTTTAATGGTGTTATTAAGGAAGCGAGAAAGTATTCCTTACTACCAATGTTTGATGTTATCATTGCGAAAATGTCTGAATGGTTTAACAACCATAGGAAGGAGGCAGCTGAAATACCATACACACTGAAGGTTCTGCCTATTTTGGAAACCGAAATGTCTAAAATATGTGTTGATGCGGGGTTTCTTACAATTGACGAATTAAACAGCTTCCATCTTGAGTACAATGTGCATGGTACTGACGGCAAGTTTTATACTGTTGATATGGCTAGGAATACTTGCAGTTGTGAACAATTTGATAAAGACAAATACCCTTGTGTGCATGGAGTGGCTGCTGCCACATTCATGTCTAAGGCAGCGGGAAGGGAACTCCATCTATCAGAGTATTGTTCAAAATACTATTTGGTGGAGCAATGGGCTTTGGCTTATCACAGGACCATATATCCTGTTCCTCATATGTCTGATTGGGTTATACCAGAAGATGTTAAAGCAAAGAAAATACTTCCTCCAGATTTTGACAAGAAAAAAGTAAAACCACAACAAACAAGATTTCCATCAGTAGGAGAATCCCATGGAAGATGA
- the LOC125588444 gene encoding uncharacterized protein LOC125588444, with protein MRGKCKWRVYCAYDEPTRKWLVKTRYMYHSCTPNGKCKMLRSPVIAMLFLDKLREDGNLMPEKIQEMIKEKWKLIPSRNQCQRGRTLALKWLHKEYADQFAHLRGYVSEIQRTNPGTSVVLETIPNAAGEDMLDRFYVCFEKLKTLWSGTCRPIIGLDGTFLKQEVKGILLTAIGHDGNNQIYPFAWALVQGETSDTWLWFIKQLKRDLNLGDGEKFVLLSDSSKGLISAIESELPKAEHRRCVKHIVENLKKKHKKKDLLKLVVWNLAWSYNTTQYGENLTKMQEYSMSLYDDVMKLEPKKWSLPFYKLGSYCEDVDNNATESFNATIVGARAKAVVPMLETI; from the exons ATGAGAGGAAAGTGTAAATGGAGGGTTTATTGTGCTTATGATGAACCCACTCGGAAGTGGTTGGTGAAGACTAGGTACATGTATCATAGCTGTACACCAAATGGAAAGTGCAAAATGCTTAGAAGTCCAGTTATAGCAATGCTGTTCCTTGATAAACTAAGGGAGGATGGTAATTTAATGCCTGAGAAGATTCAAGAGATGATTAAGGAGAAGTGGAAGCTAATACCTTCAAGGAATCAGTGCCAACGAGGAAGAACTTTGGCGTTGAAATGGCTTCACAAGGAGTATGCAGATCAATTTGCACATCTTCGAGGTTATGTGAGCGAGATTCAAAGGACCAATCCAGGTACGAGTGTAGTCCTTGAAACCATCCCTAATGCTGCTGGAGAAGATATGCTTGATCGGTTCTACGTTTGCTTCGAGAAGCTTAAAACGTTGTGGAGTGGAACTTGTAGACCTATTATAGGTCTTGATGGAACATTTCTAAAGCAAGAAGTGAAAGGCATATTACTTACTGCTATAGGACATGACGGAAATAACCAGATTTATCCGTTTGCTTGGGCTCTGGTACAAGGTGAGACATCTGATACATGGCTCTGGTTTATCAAGCAACTCAAACGGGATCTCAATCTTGGAGATGGAGAGAAGTTTGTACTTCTATCTGACAGCTCAAAG GGTCTCATAAGCGCTATTGAATCTGAGTTACCAAAGGCTGAGCATAGAAGGTGTGTTAAACACATTGTTGAAAACCTGAAgaagaagcacaagaagaaaGATCTTTTGAAACTCGTGGTATGGAATCTAGCTTGGAGCTACAATACTACTCAGTACGGCGAGAACCTCACGAAGATGCAGGAGTATAGTATGTCACTATACGATGATGTTATGAAGCTGGAACCGAAGAAGTGGTCCCTGCCTTTCTATAAGCTTGGCAGCTACTGTGAGGATGTTGATAACAACGCCACTGAATCATTCAATGCCACCATTGTCGGAGCTAGAGCTAAGGCGGTTGTACCTATGTTGGAGACCATCTGA